A portion of the Treponema rectale genome contains these proteins:
- a CDS encoding phosphatidate cytidylyltransferase: protein MSKVISRLGIFFIGIPLVLCLVFLNYFNHLPLHVFLILSSLLVCNELYNIFSYKTKLLNRALILVLNTVLPFCAALIAVLPVFTKLTFYSAEHILVLVLVVEILIVLSVEVFSASDFSDSLMKMAASSLILVYSGFLMTYISRFSIARMGEKDISNQLIVAFLLMVYFCDSFAWFFGVLFGKNNRGIVKASPNKSLVGFFGGIAGSIGAGILVRYIWPEIFSGNIIKIIITGAVISVSSITGDLTESVFKRSAGVKDSGTMIPGRGGVLDSFDSLLMSAPVFYYLIKVFYGFSF from the coding sequence ATGAGTAAAGTTATTTCCAGATTAGGCATTTTTTTTATAGGTATACCTTTGGTTTTATGCCTTGTCTTTCTGAATTATTTTAATCACCTTCCCCTTCATGTTTTCTTAATACTGTCTTCTCTGCTTGTATGTAATGAGCTTTATAATATTTTTTCGTATAAGACAAAACTTCTTAACAGGGCTTTAATACTTGTGCTAAACACTGTCCTGCCTTTTTGTGCTGCCTTGATTGCAGTCCTGCCAGTATTTACAAAGCTTACTTTTTATTCTGCTGAGCATATTCTTGTGCTTGTACTTGTTGTAGAGATATTGATTGTCCTTTCTGTTGAAGTATTTTCTGCATCTGATTTTTCTGATTCATTAATGAAAATGGCTGCTTCTTCATTAATTCTTGTTTACAGCGGTTTTCTTATGACTTATATTTCACGTTTTTCAATTGCAAGAATGGGTGAAAAGGATATTTCCAATCAGCTGATCGTTGCATTTCTTTTAATGGTGTATTTCTGTGACAGTTTTGCATGGTTTTTTGGAGTACTTTTTGGAAAAAATAATCGTGGAATAGTAAAAGCAAGTCCAAATAAAAGTCTTGTAGGTTTTTTTGGCGGAATTGCAGGATCTATTGGTGCAGGGATTTTAGTGCGCTATATATGGCCGGAGATTTTTTCCGGAAATATTATAAAAATTATTATTACTGGAGCTGTAATTTCCGTTTCATCGATTACCGGAGATCTGACAGAATCTGTATTTAAACGTTCTGCCGGTGTCAAAGATTCCGGTACAATGATTCCTGGACGAGGAGGAGTTTTAGATTCGTTTGATTCCCTTCTGATGTCTGCTCCTGTGTTCTATTACCTTATAAAAGTGTTTTATGGGTTTAGTTTCTGA
- the dxr gene encoding 1-deoxy-D-xylulose-5-phosphate reductoisomerase, which yields MKKKILVLGCTGSIGSQTLDIARNFPDKFEICGLSCGSNEKKMEELCREFNCKGTVFSKDGISGIEKLIKESSADIAVNGIAGAAGLEPSVLVIKNKIDLALANKETVVMAWPIIRRLAQENHVQILPVDSEHSAIFNLTQKIGTKNISEIIITASGGPFRNYTKEQLQNVTVEQALNHPTWNMGPKITIDSASLANKGLEVIEAVRLFDFDPSRVKVVVHPQSLIHSLVRTNDGVLYAQISDPDMRHPIFGALVWPEYEKNYLTPFDLADHEMTFYKPRMEDFPLLGAAYECAKKGASYTVAFNAANEVAVHAFLNKECSFMDIAKIVSRTLEADWSEVPDSLDKVYEADKKARLSASEILNSILRSR from the coding sequence ATGAAAAAGAAAATACTTGTTCTTGGATGTACTGGTTCAATTGGCTCTCAGACTCTGGATATTGCACGTAATTTTCCTGATAAATTTGAAATTTGTGGCTTAAGCTGCGGTTCTAATGAAAAAAAAATGGAAGAACTTTGCAGAGAATTTAACTGTAAAGGAACTGTTTTTTCAAAAGACGGAATTTCAGGAATAGAAAAACTTATAAAAGAAAGTTCTGCTGATATTGCTGTAAATGGAATTGCCGGTGCTGCAGGACTTGAACCTTCTGTTCTTGTAATAAAAAATAAAATAGATCTTGCCCTTGCAAATAAAGAAACGGTAGTTATGGCCTGGCCTATAATCAGGCGACTTGCACAGGAAAATCATGTACAGATTCTTCCCGTCGACAGTGAACATTCTGCCATTTTCAATCTTACTCAGAAAATCGGTACAAAAAATATAAGTGAAATAATAATTACTGCCTCAGGCGGTCCTTTCAGGAATTACACAAAAGAACAGCTGCAGAATGTAACTGTAGAACAGGCTTTAAACCACCCTACGTGGAATATGGGACCAAAAATAACAATTGACAGCGCCAGCCTTGCTAATAAAGGACTGGAAGTTATAGAAGCTGTAAGGCTTTTTGATTTTGATCCTTCAAGGGTAAAAGTTGTTGTTCATCCACAAAGTCTTATTCATTCCCTTGTGCGAACAAATGATGGTGTACTTTATGCACAGATCTCTGATCCTGATATGAGACATCCGATATTTGGCGCCCTCGTATGGCCTGAATATGAAAAGAATTATCTTACCCCTTTTGATCTTGCTGATCATGAAATGACATTTTATAAGCCAAGAATGGAAGATTTTCCTCTTCTTGGTGCAGCTTATGAGTGTGCTAAAAAAGGTGCTTCCTATACAGTGGCTTTTAATGCTGCAAATGAGGTTGCCGTTCATGCCTTTTTAAATAAAGAATGTTCATTTATGGATATTGCAAAGATAGTCAGTCGTACACTTGAAGCTGACTGGAGTGAAGTCCCGGATTCTCTGGATAAAGTTTATGAGGCAGATAAAAAAGCAAGGCTGTCTGCATCAGAGATTCTTAACTCAATACTCCGGAGCCGGTAA
- a CDS encoding M50 family metallopeptidase, producing the protein MTIVIGLLALGILVLLHELGHFIAARLNGVEVEALSIGMGPVLLHKKIGSVDYRLSLFPFGGYCAMKGENEFKEAVENGSSVISSDLKSFYGTYPLRRLIIAFAGPFTNFLLGFLFFCMIAGIGYDYYTAGTTVSMADEKYENIRSTAHESGMESGDTVISIDDVPVKNFSEMAEYITLHPDEDVSITVLRNGEEKRFNVYVLLDKDTGAGKIGIISDPSSITKEHYGAYSFIDSIKLGAEQTWNVASWTIKSVGILFKGINFTKALSGPVRISSIMGDTVKEGYKESFSVGTVSTLQILAIISISLFFTNMLPIPVLDGGLILFALIEWISRRKMNPKVLLYIQYAGIALLVSLMAFAFICDFMFFIKK; encoded by the coding sequence ATGACGATTGTTATAGGTCTTTTAGCTCTAGGAATCCTTGTCCTGCTTCATGAGCTTGGACACTTTATAGCAGCCAGACTGAACGGTGTCGAAGTTGAGGCTCTTTCCATAGGAATGGGACCGGTTCTTCTTCATAAGAAAATTGGCAGTGTTGATTACAGGCTTTCCCTGTTCCCTTTCGGAGGCTACTGTGCAATGAAAGGTGAAAATGAATTTAAGGAAGCTGTTGAAAACGGTTCTTCAGTTATAAGCAGTGATTTAAAATCATTTTACGGCACATATCCTTTAAGAAGACTTATAATTGCATTTGCAGGTCCCTTCACTAACTTTTTACTTGGATTTTTGTTTTTCTGTATGATAGCAGGCATTGGTTATGATTATTATACTGCCGGAACTACGGTTAGTATGGCAGATGAAAAATATGAAAACATCAGATCAACGGCTCATGAATCAGGAATGGAAAGTGGAGATACTGTGATTTCGATAGATGATGTTCCGGTAAAAAATTTTTCTGAAATGGCTGAGTACATAACTCTTCATCCTGATGAAGATGTCAGTATTACCGTCCTGCGTAACGGAGAAGAAAAAAGATTTAATGTATACGTTCTTCTTGATAAAGATACTGGTGCCGGAAAAATAGGAATAATAAGTGATCCGTCTTCCATAACAAAAGAACATTATGGCGCTTATTCTTTTATTGATTCAATAAAACTTGGCGCTGAGCAGACATGGAATGTTGCCTCATGGACTATAAAAAGTGTCGGCATTCTTTTTAAGGGAATAAACTTTACAAAAGCACTTTCCGGTCCTGTAAGGATATCTTCAATTATGGGTGATACTGTAAAAGAAGGATATAAAGAGAGTTTTTCTGTAGGAACTGTTTCTACCCTTCAAATTTTAGCAATTATCAGTATTTCACTTTTCTTTACAAATATGCTCCCGATACCCGTCCTTGACGGGGGGCTTATTCTCTTTGCCCTGATTGAATGGATTTCAAGAAGGAAAATGAATCCTAAAGTTCTTTTATACATACAATACGCGGGAATTGCCCTGCTTGTATCTTTGATGGCTTTTGCCTTTATATGTGATTTTATGTTCTTTATTAAAAAATGA
- a CDS encoding WD40 repeat domain-containing protein, with amino-acid sequence MKAFKKILFTWMFFTGTFIWAQPFISTQSHEGAVTSIFSFDSKASSDGSFYSAGKDGFIIKWDAVDGIGEQYQITDLQIQTIVRNPVTSDIAVYETDGISTFRISVLDSKSFSRRYTKRYSSAVSMLSFSEGGTYLFVGTTSVNGMYILDAKTGVTKKQPSDISGIITFVKSGPSEKTALFYSTSGYLYYYDLENMGVFKKFSVENQLNQIKLFGNSRFFAGVRGNSISIYDAASGKKLIQESASSPLLCSSDTDSESEGLYFVTSMGKNNVIKIIKSEELLAYSRAMQKRETLPKTPADSVVKTFTSLRNRDSFTAIGKDSSKIILGTSSGNIYTVSDIPESEMFTLEAITEKMYRRIYDITNDGEDFYMLTEDTIYKSSFDTMNIESVARNPGYENIIHYGSSVILWTKNSRKNVQIIDLSQEGASAKLLFTPKSELKTLRLCSDSLVYVAGNKTVGIYNFNTKRNTEVYSGISVQDAVLTSENMLYIAKSAVSENDSPLVTMNISTKEIVPAAFEGNVVFSLSFDEENTEFLYGIVVSNSNGTSNSKVFSYNLNSKKTTELLRLADEDSSAFTVLYTPVIYTNLGKNQVYACNTETKKNMLYRRSSSLPLKVERIGSRIAVLNRNGSISWYTTTSQAAETDWYLTVNNEWFER; translated from the coding sequence ATGAAAGCTTTTAAGAAAATTTTATTTACATGGATGTTTTTTACAGGAACCTTCATATGGGCTCAACCTTTTATTTCGACACAGTCTCACGAAGGCGCTGTTACATCAATTTTTTCCTTTGATTCAAAGGCTTCTTCTGATGGAAGTTTTTATTCAGCAGGAAAAGATGGTTTTATAATAAAATGGGATGCGGTAGATGGAATCGGAGAACAGTATCAGATTACTGATTTACAGATTCAGACCATCGTAAGAAATCCCGTAACTTCAGATATTGCAGTTTATGAGACTGATGGAATTTCTACATTCAGAATAAGCGTTCTTGATTCAAAATCATTTTCGAGAAGATATACAAAAAGATATTCAAGTGCAGTAAGCATGCTTTCTTTTTCTGAAGGCGGAACTTATCTTTTTGTAGGAACAACCAGCGTAAACGGAATGTACATTCTTGATGCAAAAACAGGTGTTACAAAAAAACAGCCGTCTGATATTTCAGGTATAATTACCTTCGTTAAATCCGGACCATCTGAAAAAACAGCATTGTTTTATTCAACTTCGGGATACCTTTATTATTATGATCTGGAAAACATGGGAGTTTTTAAGAAATTTTCTGTTGAAAACCAGCTTAATCAGATAAAACTTTTTGGTAACAGCCGCTTTTTTGCCGGCGTACGTGGAAACAGCATAAGTATCTATGATGCAGCATCAGGAAAAAAACTTATTCAGGAGTCTGCTTCATCTCCGTTACTGTGTTCCAGTGATACAGATTCTGAATCAGAGGGACTTTATTTTGTTACTTCCATGGGAAAAAATAATGTAATCAAGATTATAAAAAGCGAAGAACTTCTTGCCTATTCAAGGGCTATGCAGAAACGGGAGACTTTACCTAAAACTCCTGCTGACAGTGTCGTAAAAACTTTTACATCATTGAGAAACAGGGATTCTTTTACGGCTATAGGAAAAGATTCCAGTAAAATAATTCTTGGAACTTCCAGTGGAAATATTTATACCGTAAGTGACATTCCTGAAAGTGAAATGTTTACTCTTGAGGCTATTACTGAAAAAATGTACCGCCGTATTTATGACATTACAAATGACGGAGAGGATTTTTATATGCTGACTGAAGATACGATTTACAAGTCTTCATTTGACACGATGAATATTGAAAGCGTAGCCCGTAATCCAGGATATGAAAATATCATTCATTATGGTTCTTCTGTAATTCTCTGGACAAAAAACAGCCGTAAAAATGTTCAGATTATTGATCTTTCCCAGGAGGGAGCATCTGCGAAACTTCTTTTTACTCCAAAAAGCGAATTGAAGACACTCAGGCTTTGTTCAGACAGTCTTGTATATGTTGCAGGTAATAAAACAGTAGGAATTTATAATTTTAATACAAAACGAAATACTGAAGTTTATTCCGGTATTTCAGTACAGGATGCAGTTTTGACATCTGAAAACATGCTTTACATTGCTAAATCTGCAGTTTCAGAAAATGATTCTCCTCTTGTAACAATGAATATTTCTACAAAGGAAATAGTTCCTGCAGCATTTGAAGGTAATGTTGTATTTTCTTTAAGTTTTGATGAAGAGAATACGGAATTTCTTTACGGTATCGTCGTCAGCAATTCAAACGGAACATCAAATTCAAAAGTATTTTCATATAACTTGAATTCTAAGAAAACTACGGAACTCCTTCGTCTTGCAGATGAAGACAGTTCTGCATTTACAGTACTTTATACCCCTGTAATTTATACAAATCTTGGAAAAAATCAGGTTTATGCATGTAATACGGAAACAAAAAAGAATATGCTTTACAGACGTTCTTCCAGTTTGCCGTTAAAAGTAGAAAGAATTGGAAGCAGAATTGCTGTACTTAACAGAAACGGAAGCATTTCATGGTATACAACTACATCACAGGCTGCAGAAACTGACTGGTATCTGACAGTTAATAATGAATGGTTTGAACGTTAA
- a CDS encoding glycogen synthase has protein sequence MKILMVTAEAVPFAKTGGLADMVSALSIQLAREGHDVKIVMPRYYKIDRKKLELLPGPMAIAAGNEETWSAVYTTKMPGEEKVSVYFIDHEQCFGRDGIYGVPGETDFHDNPYRFAVLNHGAFQLCRKLGWYPDIIHAHDWSTSLAPVLLKNVCRYCGFENTASVLTIHNQGYQGVYGKDKFPALGIDWGLYYGAGFEHNGAINFLQAGVSCADMITTVSPTYAREIQTAEGGFGMDGLLRVRSDVIRGILNGADLRQWNPEIDKKIPANYSAKDLSGKTKCKAELQKRMGLEVNPDIPVVGIVTRLVDQKGIAEVFAPTYGSIFNICANMKVQFAILGSGETWCENEINTLQSKLPNLRAYIGYDDALSHLIEAGSDFFLMPSRYEPCGLNQIYSMLYGTLPIVRRTGGLADTVDNYNEKTGDGTGFVFDQLTPGAVYDTVGWAVWAYYNKKDHILKMQKAGMKKTFGWDEASSKYVQVYKEALARGCSRF, from the coding sequence ATGAAGATTCTTATGGTTACAGCAGAAGCAGTGCCGTTTGCAAAAACAGGCGGACTTGCAGACATGGTAAGTGCCCTTTCAATTCAGCTTGCAAGAGAAGGTCATGATGTAAAAATTGTAATGCCCCGCTACTATAAAATCGACAGGAAGAAGCTGGAACTTCTTCCCGGCCCAATGGCAATAGCTGCAGGAAATGAAGAAACCTGGAGTGCGGTTTATACGACAAAAATGCCTGGTGAAGAAAAAGTCAGCGTTTATTTTATTGATCATGAACAGTGTTTCGGAAGGGATGGTATTTATGGAGTCCCGGGAGAAACAGATTTTCATGATAATCCTTACAGATTTGCAGTATTAAACCATGGAGCATTTCAGTTATGCAGAAAGCTCGGCTGGTATCCGGATATAATACATGCCCATGACTGGTCAACATCTCTTGCACCTGTGCTTCTAAAAAATGTATGCCGCTACTGCGGATTTGAAAATACTGCATCCGTACTTACAATTCATAATCAGGGCTATCAGGGAGTATATGGAAAAGATAAATTTCCAGCTCTCGGCATAGACTGGGGACTTTATTACGGTGCAGGTTTTGAACATAACGGGGCCATTAATTTTCTTCAGGCAGGAGTTTCCTGTGCGGACATGATTACAACTGTTTCTCCGACATACGCCCGCGAAATTCAAACAGCAGAAGGAGGGTTCGGTATGGACGGTCTTCTGCGTGTTCGCAGCGATGTAATAAGAGGAATTCTAAATGGAGCTGATTTAAGACAGTGGAATCCTGAAATTGATAAAAAAATTCCTGCAAACTATTCTGCAAAAGATTTGAGCGGAAAAACAAAATGTAAGGCTGAACTTCAGAAGCGTATGGGTCTTGAAGTAAATCCAGATATTCCTGTAGTAGGCATTGTTACAAGACTTGTTGATCAGAAAGGAATAGCAGAAGTATTTGCACCGACTTACGGTTCCATATTCAACATATGCGCAAACATGAAAGTTCAGTTTGCAATTTTAGGAAGCGGAGAAACATGGTGTGAAAATGAAATCAATACCCTGCAGTCCAAGCTTCCTAATTTAAGGGCTTACATAGGCTATGATGATGCACTCAGCCATCTTATAGAAGCCGGAAGTGATTTTTTCCTTATGCCGTCACGCTATGAACCCTGCGGATTAAACCAGATTTATTCAATGCTTTACGGAACTCTTCCTATTGTCAGACGTACTGGTGGACTTGCTGATACTGTTGATAATTACAATGAAAAGACAGGGGACGGTACAGGCTTTGTTTTTGATCAGCTGACGCCAGGTGCCGTTTACGACACGGTAGGATGGGCAGTATGGGCTTACTATAACAAAAAAGATCATATTCTTAAGATGCAGAAGGCTGGAATGAAAAAAACCTTCGGATGGGATGAAGCATCTTCAAAATACGTTCAGGTTTATAAAGAAGCACTTGCAAGAGGCTGCAGCCGCTTTTAA
- a CDS encoding pyridoxal phosphate-dependent aminotransferase — protein MPISAYIKETMSNKSAGVIRKMFEEGLKLKAQYGEDNVFDFSLGNPDLDPPEKVTDALKKCAADESKNIHGYMPNAGYKFCRDAMAKKTSLEQGVEISGDCVVMAVGAAGALNAVFKAVLNPGDNVIVPSPFFTEYRHYVKNYQGELIEVPAAADCSIDTEAIKNSLNEKTAAVLINSPNNPTGRVYSQANIEQLCKVLEEHGNKCGRKPYLILDEPYRAIVYDGTKVPAAFPLYDSSVVVTSFAKNISIPGERIGYVCVNPACPDKDDFVSAVIFCTRVLGFVNAPALFQRVVAESYDAPCDYSLYKKRRDELMEILDEAGIKHLVPEGAFYMWCKAPDCFNNDDMAFCDYLKKYMILGAPGSSFGGKGWFRLAYCVSEKTILNSRKAFIQAMNDLK, from the coding sequence ATGCCGATTTCAGCATACATTAAAGAAACAATGAGCAATAAGAGTGCCGGTGTAATCAGGAAAATGTTTGAGGAAGGACTCAAACTTAAGGCACAATATGGAGAAGACAACGTTTTTGATTTCAGTCTCGGAAATCCTGACCTTGATCCTCCTGAAAAAGTAACAGATGCATTAAAAAAATGTGCAGCCGACGAATCAAAAAATATTCATGGTTACATGCCTAATGCGGGATACAAATTCTGTCGTGACGCAATGGCAAAAAAAACATCATTGGAACAGGGCGTTGAAATTTCCGGAGACTGCGTTGTAATGGCTGTAGGTGCAGCAGGAGCGTTGAATGCAGTGTTCAAGGCTGTTCTTAACCCTGGTGATAATGTTATAGTGCCTTCTCCTTTTTTTACAGAATACCGCCATTATGTAAAAAACTATCAGGGAGAACTTATTGAAGTTCCGGCAGCAGCTGACTGTTCTATTGATACTGAGGCAATAAAAAATTCCCTGAATGAAAAAACAGCAGCGGTACTTATTAATTCTCCTAATAATCCTACTGGAAGAGTTTATTCCCAGGCTAATATTGAACAGTTGTGCAAAGTTCTTGAGGAACATGGAAATAAATGTGGCAGAAAACCGTATCTCATCCTTGACGAACCCTACAGGGCAATCGTTTACGACGGAACAAAAGTACCTGCAGCATTTCCTCTTTATGATTCCAGTGTGGTTGTAACTTCCTTTGCAAAAAACATCAGTATTCCTGGAGAGAGAATAGGATACGTCTGTGTAAATCCTGCTTGTCCTGATAAAGATGATTTTGTTTCAGCAGTTATTTTCTGTACACGTGTACTGGGATTTGTAAATGCACCGGCTCTGTTCCAGAGAGTTGTTGCAGAAAGTTATGACGCTCCGTGTGATTATTCACTTTATAAAAAACGTCGTGACGAACTTATGGAAATTCTTGATGAAGCCGGCATCAAACATCTGGTTCCGGAAGGAGCATTTTATATGTGGTGCAAGGCTCCGGATTGTTTTAACAATGATGACATGGCTTTCTGTGATTATTTAAAGAAATATATGATTCTCGGAGCTCCGGGATCAAGTTTCGGAGGAAAAGGCTGGTTCAGGCTTGCATACTGTGTAAGTGAAAAAACAATTCTCAACAGCCGTAAAGCCTTCATTCAGGCAATGAATGATTTAAAATAA
- a CDS encoding DUF6675 family protein, translating into MKKTLFLTAILVLSMSFIHAGSFNSNLSSSEKKTVDSGKTLLKNTGKAKKMCITDETDLGKRVRSVMNKLDPSYMAEAIQKFPYKGYEDLPEVMEEIITDFDSYIGIPYWSEEHDRYFDLYSAAEKISDETKNGTRRIVADLKMSPFGVIKTDIIIEKTEDSFYYESTNLNQLRYKDKMDCVSPKHQKSVIIAFREGDSWIVYGAGAVDAPKIPFLSGRVETSFINRIKTFCKFCIDRV; encoded by the coding sequence ATGAAAAAAACATTATTTTTAACTGCGATCCTCGTTTTATCCATGAGTTTCATTCATGCCGGTTCGTTTAATTCCAATCTTTCGTCATCAGAGAAAAAGACTGTTGACAGTGGCAAAACCCTTTTAAAGAATACAGGTAAAGCAAAGAAAATGTGCATTACGGATGAAACAGACCTTGGTAAAAGAGTTCGTTCCGTAATGAATAAACTGGATCCTTCATACATGGCAGAAGCAATTCAGAAATTTCCATATAAAGGATATGAAGACTTACCTGAAGTAATGGAAGAGATTATAACTGATTTTGATTCTTACATTGGAATTCCTTACTGGTCTGAAGAGCATGACAGATATTTTGACCTTTATTCTGCAGCAGAAAAAATATCTGATGAAACAAAAAATGGAACAAGAAGAATTGTTGCAGATCTTAAAATGAGTCCTTTTGGCGTGATAAAAACAGACATCATCATAGAAAAAACAGAGGATTCTTTTTATTATGAGTCAACAAATCTTAATCAGCTTCGTTATAAAGACAAGATGGATTGCGTAAGTCCTAAGCATCAGAAATCTGTAATCATAGCTTTCCGCGAAGGAGACAGCTGGATTGTTTATGGAGCCGGTGCTGTTGATGCTCCGAAAATTCCTTTCCTGAGCGGTCGTGTTGAAACATCATTTATTAACAGAATAAAAACATTCTGCAAATTCTGTATAGACAGAGTTTAA
- a CDS encoding mannose-1-phosphate guanylyltransferase: MSSNFTDIVILAGGFGERLWPASRPDFPKQFLSLQNGQSFLQSAVLRSLAVKPSGKILILTRRDILEEMTSQCEKMKTFVSEADWKKICSDLIIVAEPCARHTAAPLLLASKYLNNSDPDKVHNILVLASDHIITPVERFTEDCKKAAEASEKGNFVCFAIKPTEPSTGYGYIKMGESMKEIQNLSEDVYKIEQFKEKPDLKTAESYLSSGKYCWNSGMFGFTADFFENEMALYEPAIASDFSVFNKTNLPEIKLLNGIKYVKEWPAMEKAYENVKSIAVDNAIAERTEKAVVVKSTFGWDDVGSWDAFEKLFDKNENTVQIEAKDNFVYSDIPVALCGVEGLSVVIKNGKALVMKKGTSGFMREVVKQVKENF; encoded by the coding sequence ATGAGTTCTAATTTTACTGATATCGTTATACTTGCAGGCGGTTTTGGAGAAAGGCTGTGGCCTGCATCAAGACCAGACTTTCCAAAACAGTTCCTTTCTCTTCAGAACGGACAGTCATTTTTGCAGAGTGCCGTACTGCGCTCACTTGCCGTAAAGCCTTCGGGAAAAATTCTTATCCTTACCAGAAGAGATATTCTTGAAGAAATGACCAGTCAGTGTGAAAAGATGAAAACTTTTGTATCTGAGGCAGACTGGAAAAAAATCTGCAGTGATCTGATTATTGTTGCAGAACCATGTGCAAGACATACAGCCGCACCTCTTCTTTTAGCCTCAAAGTATCTTAATAACAGTGATCCGGATAAAGTTCATAATATTCTTGTCCTTGCAAGTGACCATATAATTACTCCTGTAGAAAGATTTACGGAAGACTGTAAAAAAGCGGCAGAAGCTTCAGAAAAAGGAAATTTTGTTTGTTTTGCAATTAAGCCTACAGAACCTTCTACAGGTTACGGATATATAAAAATGGGTGAATCTATGAAAGAAATTCAAAATCTTTCTGAAGATGTATACAAAATTGAACAGTTTAAAGAGAAACCTGACCTTAAAACGGCTGAGTCTTATCTTTCTTCCGGCAAATACTGCTGGAACAGTGGCATGTTTGGCTTTACGGCTGATTTTTTTGAAAACGAAATGGCTTTGTATGAACCTGCAATCGCTTCTGATTTTTCTGTATTTAATAAAACCAATCTTCCGGAAATAAAACTGCTTAATGGTATCAAATATGTAAAGGAATGGCCTGCTATGGAAAAAGCATATGAAAACGTTAAATCCATCGCTGTAGATAATGCCATTGCTGAACGCACGGAAAAAGCCGTCGTAGTAAAATCTACTTTCGGATGGGATGATGTGGGCAGCTGGGATGCCTTTGAAAAATTGTTTGATAAAAACGAAAACACAGTTCAGATTGAAGCAAAAGATAATTTTGTTTATTCTGATATTCCTGTTGCTTTGTGCGGGGTTGAAGGTTTATCTGTAGTTATTAAAAATGGAAAAGCCCTTGTCATGAAAAAAGGAACCAGCGGTTTTATGCGTGAAGTCGTAAAACAAGTTAAAGAAAATTTTTA